A section of the Citrus sinensis cultivar Valencia sweet orange chromosome 8, DVS_A1.0, whole genome shotgun sequence genome encodes:
- the LOC102630527 gene encoding 40S ribosomal protein S15a-5-like has protein sequence MGRRILNDALRAIVNAERRGKATVELQPISTVMSSFLNIMKYRGYIKDFQLYDPHRVGKIKVELLGRVNDCRGLTYRQDVKAREIEGYTVHALPTRQWGYVVITTPDGVLDHEEALRRNVGGQVLGYFH, from the exons ATGGGGAGGAGGATATTAAATGATGCTTTGAGAGCAATAGTGAATGCAGAGAGGAGGGGCAAAGCTACTGTTGAGTTGCAGCCAATCTCTACTGTCATGTCTTCTTTTCTTAATATCATGAAATATCGAG gatACATCAAGGATTTTCAGTTGTATGACCCACATAGGGTGGGCAAGATCAAAGTTGAACTACTAGGCAGGGTAAATGATTGTCGAGGTCTCACTTATAGGCAGGATGTCAAGGCAAGGGAAATTGAAGGGTACACGGTGCATGCTCTTCCAACTAGACAG TGGGGCTATGTTGTGATAACAACTCCGGATGGTGTTTTGGACCATGAAGAGGCCCTGAGGCGGAATGTGGGTGGCCAAGTTCTCGGTTATTTTCATTAG